The Streptomyces sp. NBC_01426 genome includes a region encoding these proteins:
- a CDS encoding LysM peptidoglycan-binding domain-containing protein translates to MRNRSTAATLVRALVALVALVALLVGVPAVLLGIGVLPDHVPGFDEITAALTSPDSGQLFLGAITLIGWYGWLSFVASVVLETGAALRHVRAPRIRMLGGSQQLAGALVGGILVLLPAGTAMATPASAAPATVATASVTADAHSTAATATKAASSSSAAWDGPVHHVQDGDTLWDIAEKRLGAGIEWHRIVDANEGVRQADGSLVTADTTVLQPGWTLRLPADAAPVADHGGVRPQTAGSKAAAETHTVRAGETLTGIAEDELGDADDYPRIVEANKGVKQADGRTLGDPDEIYPGWKLQIPAAAGSDQSDSKPHEAQPPREQPTDQGKAEDQPGSDQTQPPAQDKPGPGAENGEKGETAQTPGQGTDKDAQDGEQPTARPETPTQQPSAHTPAPDREQHGTPTQAPQDHDTEDGSDSGDQSVQTIAAAGSILAAAVLAVIATRRARQQRRRRPKRRIPMPSGATADFEKQLRVASDITGTVLADRALRTLAANCRQAGRPLPEVEAMRITARGVELHLAAATPPLEPFSEHEDNPTVWSCPTRGAHLLDEDEAADITAPYPALVSLGETEDGDAVLVNLESIGLLRLAGSPADVRAVMLALAVELASSKLAPDTQIVLAGAGSDLHHLYPDQIEHHADIGPAATELQAHDAFQRQALTDGGHDHLWAARLGEDGGDTWIPRILIATAPPTGPAVAELEDLLASRPRTSVAVVTAAGGELDLPGAWTLPAQPGTTVELPDLNLAVKLQHLDDDSYDRLVQLIATSSRTDDVPPPAWTGHTGSADTNGPRPTVPVSEDSALAPETTAAPAMTTTVATQGSGLATALPAFTAFSPALIDDDAQSGNGDSWEEEEDGSALSPAVAGSPAPDDQPDEHTDSNAAGEPTDWEDGEPAEDGDPEEASALGAEVWDTAEPEQDFEKVLDEVLGEQEDDSPSSPDEEEADSGLSAAALGDGPDEEEPQEADSALADDEDESGLTAAALGETTTASTATEARIIPRPSAATSTVLAALATPPAEPAGPQVQVLGPVKLAGAQGRVGSNRHNHLLEIAAWLVLHPGLGRQDLDNAIWPGLRKTSSTRNTAISRLRSWLGPNPHLPADDPRGAYLPAVTEGVYRLGPAVTSDWDRFKELYQQGMHHDGQDADVALAHALALVRGRPFADVDPSKYCWAEADIQEMISAIVDVAHELAERRRQIRDYRAAAQAVTKGMLVDSQSELLYRDLFTICHEMGDREGLERAAAQLARINAEEGVDSSPETVGLLRTLLKGERIQPTLGSAAS, encoded by the coding sequence ATGAGAAACCGCAGTACCGCCGCCACCCTGGTCCGTGCGCTCGTCGCCCTGGTGGCCCTGGTCGCGCTCCTGGTGGGCGTGCCCGCCGTTCTGCTCGGCATCGGAGTCCTGCCCGACCACGTCCCCGGCTTCGACGAGATCACCGCCGCGCTCACCAGTCCCGACTCCGGCCAGCTGTTCCTGGGCGCCATCACCCTCATCGGCTGGTACGGCTGGCTCAGCTTCGTGGCCTCGGTCGTCCTGGAGACGGGCGCCGCGCTGCGCCACGTCCGGGCGCCCCGGATCCGCATGCTGGGCGGATCCCAGCAGCTCGCTGGCGCGCTCGTCGGCGGCATCCTCGTCCTGCTGCCGGCGGGCACCGCGATGGCAACTCCCGCCAGCGCCGCCCCCGCCACCGTTGCCACAGCCAGCGTCACCGCCGACGCCCACTCCACAGCGGCCACCGCAACCAAGGCTGCGTCCTCTTCTTCCGCGGCCTGGGACGGCCCCGTCCACCACGTCCAGGACGGCGACACGCTCTGGGACATCGCGGAGAAGCGCCTGGGTGCCGGAATCGAGTGGCACCGGATCGTCGACGCCAACGAGGGCGTACGCCAGGCAGACGGCTCGCTCGTCACCGCCGACACCACCGTCCTGCAGCCCGGCTGGACCCTGCGCCTTCCCGCCGACGCCGCACCCGTCGCCGATCACGGCGGAGTCCGTCCGCAGACCGCCGGCTCCAAGGCCGCGGCCGAGACCCACACCGTCCGCGCCGGCGAAACGCTGACCGGCATCGCCGAGGACGAGCTCGGCGACGCCGACGACTATCCCCGGATCGTCGAAGCGAACAAGGGCGTGAAGCAGGCCGATGGGCGCACCCTCGGCGACCCCGACGAGATCTACCCCGGCTGGAAACTGCAGATCCCCGCCGCGGCCGGCAGCGACCAAAGCGACTCAAAGCCGCACGAGGCCCAGCCGCCGCGCGAGCAGCCCACCGACCAGGGCAAGGCCGAAGACCAACCTGGCTCTGACCAGACGCAGCCGCCCGCCCAGGACAAGCCGGGCCCGGGCGCCGAGAACGGGGAGAAGGGCGAGACGGCCCAGACCCCCGGCCAGGGCACGGACAAGGACGCCCAGGACGGTGAGCAGCCGACCGCCCGGCCGGAGACCCCCACCCAGCAGCCCTCCGCGCACACCCCCGCGCCCGATCGCGAACAGCACGGCACGCCCACCCAGGCACCCCAGGACCACGACACCGAGGACGGCTCCGACAGCGGGGACCAGAGCGTGCAGACGATCGCCGCGGCGGGAAGCATCCTGGCCGCGGCCGTCCTCGCAGTCATCGCGACCCGTCGCGCGCGCCAGCAGCGCCGCCGGCGCCCCAAGCGGCGCATCCCCATGCCCTCCGGTGCCACCGCGGACTTCGAAAAGCAGCTCCGCGTCGCGTCCGACATCACCGGCACCGTGCTCGCCGACCGCGCCCTGCGCACCCTGGCTGCCAACTGCCGCCAAGCCGGCCGGCCCCTGCCGGAAGTCGAAGCGATGCGCATCACCGCGCGCGGAGTCGAGCTCCACCTGGCCGCCGCCACCCCGCCGCTGGAACCGTTCTCCGAGCACGAGGACAACCCGACCGTGTGGTCGTGCCCCACCCGGGGCGCGCACCTCCTCGACGAAGACGAGGCCGCCGACATCACCGCGCCCTACCCGGCCCTGGTGAGCCTCGGCGAGACCGAGGACGGCGACGCGGTCCTGGTCAACCTGGAGAGCATCGGCCTGCTGCGCCTGGCCGGCAGTCCGGCCGACGTCCGCGCGGTCATGCTCGCCCTCGCCGTTGAACTCGCCTCCTCCAAGCTGGCGCCCGACACGCAGATCGTCCTCGCCGGCGCCGGCAGCGACCTGCACCACCTCTACCCCGACCAGATCGAGCACCACGCAGACATCGGCCCGGCCGCCACCGAACTCCAGGCGCACGACGCTTTCCAGCGCCAGGCCCTCACCGACGGCGGCCACGACCACCTGTGGGCCGCCCGGCTCGGCGAGGACGGCGGCGACACGTGGATCCCCCGCATCCTCATCGCCACCGCCCCGCCCACCGGGCCGGCGGTCGCCGAGCTCGAGGACCTCCTCGCCTCCCGGCCCCGCACCTCGGTCGCGGTCGTCACCGCCGCGGGCGGCGAACTCGACCTGCCCGGCGCCTGGACGCTGCCCGCCCAGCCCGGCACCACCGTCGAACTGCCAGACCTGAACCTGGCGGTAAAGCTCCAGCACCTGGACGACGACTCCTACGACCGGCTCGTCCAGCTGATCGCCACCTCCAGCCGCACCGACGACGTCCCCCCGCCGGCGTGGACGGGGCACACCGGGTCGGCCGACACGAACGGCCCCCGCCCCACCGTTCCGGTCAGCGAGGACTCCGCGCTCGCTCCGGAGACCACCGCCGCCCCTGCAATGACCACCACGGTCGCCACGCAGGGCAGCGGCCTGGCGACCGCTCTGCCGGCCTTCACCGCCTTCTCCCCCGCCCTGATCGACGACGACGCCCAGAGCGGAAACGGCGACAGCTGGGAGGAAGAGGAGGACGGCAGCGCCCTGTCCCCCGCAGTCGCGGGCTCCCCCGCCCCCGACGACCAGCCCGACGAGCACACCGACAGCAACGCCGCCGGTGAGCCCACCGACTGGGAGGACGGCGAGCCTGCTGAGGACGGCGACCCCGAGGAAGCGTCCGCGCTGGGTGCCGAGGTGTGGGACACCGCCGAGCCGGAGCAGGACTTCGAAAAGGTCCTCGACGAAGTACTCGGCGAGCAGGAGGACGACTCCCCGTCGTCGCCCGACGAGGAGGAAGCCGACTCCGGACTGTCCGCCGCCGCGCTCGGCGACGGCCCGGACGAGGAGGAGCCGCAGGAAGCGGACTCAGCCCTGGCCGACGACGAGGACGAGTCCGGCCTGACCGCGGCCGCGCTCGGCGAGACCACGACAGCCTCGACAGCGACCGAAGCACGGATCATCCCCCGCCCCAGCGCCGCGACCTCCACCGTCCTGGCCGCGCTGGCCACCCCGCCGGCCGAGCCCGCAGGCCCCCAGGTCCAGGTCCTCGGCCCGGTGAAACTGGCCGGCGCGCAGGGCCGAGTGGGCAGCAACCGGCACAACCACCTTCTGGAGATCGCCGCCTGGCTCGTGCTGCACCCGGGCCTGGGCCGCCAGGACCTCGACAACGCGATCTGGCCCGGGCTGCGAAAGACCTCCAGCACCCGCAACACCGCGATCTCGCGGCTGCGTTCCTGGCTCGGCCCCAACCCCCACCTTCCCGCCGACGACCCCCGGGGCGCCTACCTTCCCGCGGTCACCGAAGGCGTCTACCGGCTCGGCCCCGCCGTCACCTCGGACTGGGACCGCTTCAAGGAGCTGTACCAGCAGGGCATGCACCACGACGGGCAGGACGCCGACGTCGCCCTCGCCCACGCCCTGGCCCTCGTACGCGGCCGCCCCTTCGCGGATGTCGACCCCTCCAAGTACTGCTGGGCGGAAGCCGACATCCAGGAGATGATCAGCGCGATCGTCGACGTCGCCCACGAACTCGCTGAACGCCGCCGCCAGATCCGCGACTACCGGGCGGCAGCCCAGGCCGTCACCAAGGGCATGCTCGTCGACTCCCAGAGCGAGCTGCTCTACCGGGACCTCTTCACGATCTGCCACGAGATGGGCGACCGGGAGGGCCTGGAGCGCGCCGCCGCCCAGTTGGCCCGAATCAACGCCGAGGAAGGCGTCGACTCCTCGCCCGAGACCGTGGGCCTGCTGCGCACGCTCCTCAAGGGCGAGAGGATCCAGCCCACTTTGGGGT